A genomic stretch from Ureibacillus composti includes:
- a CDS encoding glycerophosphodiester phosphodiesterase has protein sequence MKIIAHRGYSAKYPENTLAAFRAAAQLPIYGVEFDVHLTKDRELVVIHDEKIDRTSNGSGFVKDMTLEQLRQFDYGIWFGEEFAGEKIPTLSEVLEIFSNTDLHINIEIKSDIFIYEGIEELILQEVTSRKLEDRVILSSFDHEAVQKVAELAPNIENAPLFANPVLNLRDYLMQVPAKALHVSLPSALRYPVRQAIKAGEIVRVYTVNEIEHAERLLPLGVDSIFTDEVELMLEFLNREVREL, from the coding sequence ATGAAAATTATCGCTCATCGAGGTTATTCTGCAAAATACCCAGAGAATACATTAGCAGCATTTCGTGCCGCCGCTCAGTTACCTATTTATGGAGTAGAATTTGATGTTCATTTAACAAAAGATCGTGAGCTTGTTGTTATACATGATGAAAAAATCGACCGTACCTCAAATGGTAGTGGCTTTGTGAAAGACATGACACTAGAGCAACTACGACAATTCGATTATGGTATTTGGTTTGGAGAAGAGTTCGCTGGCGAAAAAATCCCAACATTATCAGAGGTGTTAGAGATTTTCTCAAATACGGACCTTCATATTAATATTGAAATTAAGTCTGATATTTTTATCTACGAAGGTATTGAGGAACTAATATTACAAGAAGTGACTTCCCGAAAATTGGAAGACCGAGTGATTCTTTCGTCATTTGATCATGAGGCAGTACAGAAAGTGGCGGAATTAGCCCCAAACATAGAAAATGCTCCATTATTCGCAAATCCTGTATTAAATTTAAGGGATTATTTAATGCAAGTTCCTGCTAAAGCATTACACGTGTCTTTACCATCTGCCTTACGCTATCCTGTACGACAAGCCATCAAGGCAGGGGAAATTGTACGAGTTTACACAGTAAATGAGATTGAACATGCAGAACGCCTTCTACCATTAGGAGTTGACTCAATATTTACAGATGAGGTTGAGTTGATGCTCGAATTTTTGAATAGGGAAGTTAGAGAACTCTAA
- a CDS encoding heavy metal translocating P-type ATPase — MNEVKEADDKIIYRVEGFSCANCAGKFERNVKEIPGVKGAKVNFGASKISVYGEASVEELEKAGAFENLKVTPEKKRRIPQHVDENKVYRVEGFSCANCAGKFERNVKELPGVADAKVNFGASKISVTGNATIEEIEKAGAFENLKIFPDKPLRQDADSGSREVKKEVKVPFYEKHQTLLFSALLIVFGYISSFINGEDNLITVLLFLASIVIGGFSLFKVGFQNLKRLDFDMRTLMTIAVIGAAIIGEWAEGAVVVILFAISEALERYSMEKARQSIRSLMDIAPKEALVRRNGQELLVHVDQIDVGDLMIVKPGQKIAMDGTVIVGTSTVNQAAITGESVPVTKTIDDEVFAGTLNEEGLLEVKITKLVEDTTISKIIELVEEAQAERAPSQAFVDKFAKYYTPVIIVIAALVAILPPLLFDGSWSTWVYQGLSVLVVGCPCALVISTPISIVSAIGNAAKKGVLIKGGIYLEEMGSLKAIAFDKTGTLTKGIPVMTDFIVLNDRENQEQLLSIVTTLENRSGHPLATAIMKKAEESNISYTNVVIDDFTSITGKGIKGSVNEKTYYVGSPKLFEELSISNFTTENNQYVSGLQNEGKTVMMVGTENEVLGVIAVADEVRESSKQVIHQLHELGIKKTIMLTGDHGATARAIGSHVAVSDIQAELMPEDKLNFIKRLRAKYGNVAMVGDGVNDAPALAASTVGIAMGGAGTDTALETADVALMGDDLTKLPFTIKLSRKALTIIKTNIAFALGIKLIALLLVVPGWLTLWIAIASDMGATLLVSLNSMRLLRVKE; from the coding sequence TTGAATGAAGTAAAAGAAGCTGATGATAAAATAATATACCGTGTTGAAGGGTTTTCTTGTGCAAACTGTGCTGGTAAATTTGAACGAAATGTAAAGGAGATTCCTGGAGTTAAAGGTGCAAAAGTGAATTTTGGTGCGTCCAAAATTTCAGTATACGGTGAAGCTTCTGTTGAAGAGTTAGAAAAGGCCGGTGCATTTGAAAACTTAAAAGTTACGCCAGAAAAAAAGAGACGAATTCCACAACATGTGGATGAAAATAAGGTATACCGTGTTGAGGGGTTTTCTTGTGCAAACTGCGCGGGTAAGTTCGAACGAAATGTAAAAGAGTTACCTGGAGTAGCGGATGCAAAGGTGAATTTTGGTGCATCGAAAATTAGTGTAACAGGAAATGCAACAATTGAAGAGATTGAAAAGGCCGGTGCATTTGAAAACTTAAAAATATTTCCGGATAAACCACTACGACAAGATGCTGATTCAGGTTCTAGAGAAGTAAAGAAAGAAGTAAAAGTTCCGTTTTATGAAAAACATCAAACGTTACTGTTTTCTGCTCTATTAATTGTATTTGGGTATATTTCTTCATTCATCAATGGGGAAGATAATCTGATCACTGTGTTATTATTTTTAGCTTCCATTGTCATTGGTGGATTTTCATTATTTAAAGTAGGTTTCCAAAATTTAAAACGCTTAGATTTTGATATGCGAACATTAATGACAATTGCCGTTATTGGTGCAGCAATTATTGGTGAATGGGCAGAAGGAGCCGTTGTTGTAATTCTTTTTGCCATTAGTGAAGCACTGGAACGCTATTCAATGGAGAAGGCGAGACAATCTATTCGCTCGTTGATGGATATTGCACCAAAAGAAGCCCTTGTACGCCGTAATGGACAAGAACTATTGGTGCATGTTGACCAGATTGATGTTGGAGACCTTATGATTGTAAAACCCGGGCAAAAGATTGCTATGGATGGCACGGTGATCGTTGGTACCTCAACTGTAAATCAAGCAGCGATTACAGGAGAATCTGTTCCGGTCACAAAAACAATTGATGATGAGGTCTTTGCTGGGACATTAAATGAAGAAGGTCTTCTTGAAGTGAAAATTACGAAGCTTGTAGAGGATACAACGATATCAAAGATTATCGAATTGGTAGAAGAGGCCCAAGCAGAAAGGGCGCCATCTCAAGCATTCGTTGATAAATTTGCAAAATACTATACGCCTGTGATTATTGTGATTGCGGCTTTAGTGGCGATTTTACCTCCATTATTATTCGATGGAAGCTGGTCGACATGGGTGTACCAAGGACTTTCTGTTCTTGTAGTAGGATGTCCATGTGCGTTAGTTATTTCAACTCCAATATCCATTGTGTCGGCAATTGGGAATGCCGCAAAAAAAGGAGTTCTTATCAAAGGTGGCATTTATTTAGAAGAAATGGGCTCATTAAAAGCTATCGCCTTTGATAAAACAGGGACCCTAACAAAAGGTATTCCTGTTATGACAGATTTTATCGTGTTGAATGATCGTGAAAATCAAGAACAATTGCTATCAATTGTAACTACATTAGAAAATCGCTCCGGTCATCCACTTGCTACAGCTATCATGAAAAAAGCTGAGGAATCGAATATTTCTTATACAAATGTTGTGATTGATGATTTTACTTCTATTACGGGCAAGGGAATTAAAGGTTCTGTTAATGAAAAGACCTACTATGTTGGAAGTCCAAAGCTTTTTGAAGAATTATCGATTTCAAATTTCACAACTGAGAATAATCAATACGTATCGGGTCTTCAAAATGAAGGGAAAACCGTTATGATGGTTGGAACAGAAAATGAAGTTCTAGGTGTGATTGCCGTCGCTGATGAAGTTCGTGAATCAAGTAAACAAGTTATTCATCAGTTACATGAATTGGGGATTAAAAAGACGATTATGTTGACGGGAGATCATGGGGCCACAGCTAGAGCAATAGGTTCCCATGTCGCTGTATCTGACATTCAAGCAGAATTAATGCCTGAAGATAAATTAAATTTCATTAAACGATTAAGAGCGAAGTATGGAAATGTGGCGATGGTAGGAGATGGGGTGAATGACGCACCTGCATTGGCCGCTTCAACGGTTGGGATAGCAATGGGTGGTGCTGGCACTGATACCGCGTTAGAAACAGCAGATGTAGCGTTAATGGGTGATGATTTAACGAAGTTACCATTTACAATCAAACTAAGCCGTAAAGCATTAACCATCATAAAAACGAACATTGCCTTTGCATTAGGAATAAAGTTAATTGCCCTGTTATTAGTTGTTCCCGGATGGCTAACTCTGTGGATTGCCATCGCTTCTGATATGGGTGCCACACTATTAGTTTCACTCAATAGTATGCGACTTTTACGAGTGAAGGAATAA
- a CDS encoding SLC13 family permease — MSLELFAIIFLLLMFVIGAIFPINIGVLGFVAAFIIGTMVSGLDLDTIFAGYPADLFVLLAGITYMFAIVQKTGTIDLIANWGLKLVRGNLGLIPWVVFFLGTALASIGTSAIALASILAPIVLRLAYRYNINALMMGVMLIIGITGGAFSPLNLFGIIVSGVMETRALDHQEVILFLNTFLFCFLIGLIVYISMGGLKLFRSSTSEVQLRMAATVEADAEGDLKDVKLNWQRTFTLLAIAVLIVLALVLKLNMGFCAFMIGLVLAFMTPKIQSEVIKSMPWPAILMVTGIVTYVSVLEEIGALQYMTDVIASLNNSYLASLVASYTGGIISSFASTTGFLSAIIPLATPILQDPAVSSTGVIAAISISSSVVDLSPFSTNGALLLSNARPEDERSYFRQLLVMAGLFVLVAPLVAWLLFVVIGTPWG; from the coding sequence ATGTCATTAGAATTGTTCGCTATTATCTTTTTATTGTTGATGTTTGTTATTGGGGCAATTTTCCCGATTAATATTGGGGTATTAGGATTTGTTGCCGCGTTTATTATTGGTACGATGGTTAGCGGCCTTGATCTTGATACAATCTTTGCTGGTTATCCAGCAGATTTATTTGTATTACTTGCTGGTATTACTTACATGTTCGCCATTGTTCAAAAAACTGGTACGATCGATTTAATTGCCAACTGGGGATTAAAATTAGTACGAGGAAACCTTGGTCTTATTCCATGGGTTGTCTTCTTCTTAGGAACAGCTTTAGCATCAATTGGTACATCTGCAATTGCGTTAGCATCTATTTTAGCACCAATCGTATTGCGATTAGCTTATCGATATAATATTAATGCATTAATGATGGGTGTCATGTTAATTATCGGTATCACTGGTGGTGCATTCTCACCATTGAACCTATTCGGTATTATTGTTAGTGGAGTAATGGAAACACGTGCACTTGATCATCAAGAAGTTATTCTATTTTTAAATACTTTCTTATTCTGTTTCTTAATTGGTTTAATCGTCTATATCTCAATGGGTGGTCTGAAATTATTCCGTTCAAGTACTTCAGAAGTACAGTTACGTATGGCTGCAACAGTTGAAGCTGATGCAGAAGGAGACCTTAAAGACGTAAAATTAAACTGGCAACGTACATTTACTTTATTAGCAATCGCTGTATTAATTGTCTTAGCTTTAGTCTTAAAGTTAAATATGGGCTTCTGTGCATTTATGATTGGGCTAGTTCTTGCATTTATGACACCTAAAATTCAAAGTGAAGTCATTAAATCAATGCCTTGGCCTGCTATTTTGATGGTAACGGGTATTGTAACTTATGTAAGCGTTTTAGAGGAAATCGGTGCATTGCAATATATGACAGATGTTATTGCAAGTTTAAATAACTCATATCTTGCTTCACTTGTAGCTTCTTATACTGGTGGTATTATTTCATCATTCGCTTCAACAACTGGATTCTTATCAGCAATTATTCCTTTAGCTACACCAATTTTACAAGACCCAGCAGTTTCATCAACAGGCGTTATTGCTGCTATTTCCATTTCTTCAAGTGTCGTGGATTTAAGTCCATTCTCAACAAATGGTGCCCTACTTTTATCGAATGCACGACCAGAAGATGAGCGTTCTTATTTCCGTCAACTTCTTGTAATGGCAGGATTGTTCGTACTTGTTGCCCCACTAGTTGCTTGGTTATTATTTGTTGTTATTGGTACTCCTTGGGGATGA
- the yyaC gene encoding spore protease YyaC — MDKKYRLKVLPIVNSFEKGQFIGGIAELLDLSLSENRTVVILCIGTDQSTGDSFGPLVGSLLVKGQCLFPVFGTLEYPVDALNLQYTIKKIYKKFENPIVFAVDASLGKKEQIGTLYFREGSLCPGKSTYKKLPAVGDFQLCAVVNECDSPFFPSKINETRLYHVYLLANEAANIIMQCCKLTTKT, encoded by the coding sequence ATGGATAAAAAGTATAGGTTAAAAGTACTTCCAATTGTGAATTCGTTTGAAAAAGGTCAATTTATTGGAGGCATTGCCGAACTATTAGATTTAAGTTTATCGGAAAATAGAACTGTTGTAATCTTGTGTATTGGTACTGATCAGTCAACAGGGGATTCGTTTGGTCCGCTTGTTGGAAGTCTGCTAGTTAAAGGACAATGTTTATTTCCGGTTTTTGGAACATTAGAATACCCTGTTGACGCATTAAACTTACAATATACAATTAAAAAGATTTACAAAAAGTTTGAAAACCCAATTGTCTTTGCAGTAGATGCTAGTTTAGGTAAAAAGGAACAAATAGGTACACTTTATTTCCGAGAAGGTAGTTTATGTCCAGGCAAGTCCACATATAAAAAGCTCCCAGCGGTGGGGGACTTTCAGTTATGTGCAGTCGTTAATGAGTGTGATTCACCTTTTTTTCCTAGCAAAATTAATGAGACTAGACTATACCATGTTTATCTACTTGCAAACGAAGCGGCAAATATTATTATGCAGTGCTGTAAACTAACAACCAAAACATAA